A genomic stretch from Prochlorococcus marinus str. MIT 9312 includes:
- the ureG gene encoding urease accessory protein UreG, giving the protein MSSKLRVGVAGPVGSGKTALLETLCLSLKNNYEIAVVTNDIYTKEDANFLINKKVLEEGRIIGVETGGCPHTAIREDCSLNKNAVLDLENRYKPLDFVFVESGGDNLASSFSPELVDLSIYVIDVSAGDKIPRKGGPGITRSDLLLINKIDLADMVGANLNIMKSDTEFMRKGKPWFFTNLSTGIGVEEITRFLESQIPNNQN; this is encoded by the coding sequence ATGAGCAGTAAATTGAGGGTAGGAGTTGCTGGGCCTGTAGGTTCAGGAAAAACTGCATTATTAGAGACTCTATGCTTAAGCCTGAAAAACAATTATGAGATAGCAGTTGTCACCAATGATATTTACACCAAAGAAGATGCAAACTTTCTTATAAATAAAAAAGTTTTAGAAGAAGGAAGGATTATTGGTGTAGAAACAGGAGGGTGTCCTCATACAGCGATAAGAGAGGATTGTTCCTTAAATAAAAATGCAGTTTTAGATTTAGAAAATAGATATAAACCTTTAGATTTTGTTTTTGTAGAAAGTGGAGGTGATAATTTAGCATCTAGTTTCAGTCCAGAACTTGTAGATTTGTCAATTTATGTAATTGATGTATCTGCAGGAGACAAAATTCCTAGAAAAGGTGGACCAGGAATAACAAGGTCAGATTTATTATTAATAAACAAAATTGACTTAGCAGATATGGTTGGTGCAAATTTAAATATTATGAAAAGCGATACGGAATTTATGAGAAAAGGAAAACCTTGGTTTTTTACCAACCTAAGTACCGGCATAGGAGTTGAAGAAATAACTCGATTTCTAGAATCGCAAATACCCAACAATCAAAACTAG
- a CDS encoding urease accessory protein UreF — protein sequence MTKSHLLKYLLTSPNLPVGGFCYSEGMESYLHNKNLNDSNSVKELIISELKIGQIRLDAKLLLDFFDIFNEINDGKNAKSNLQKLLSLNKWILSSKDSIEMREQQTQMAKSLFDLTKEFGFEYLYENNKKSSWPLAWSWACFCFEITKIEMVENFFYAWSANQLSAALRIIPIGSTKTQLIQRDLLAIISKVSKEIMDKQIDDIYFGNVGLAMAQQNHNDLYTKLFRN from the coding sequence ATGACTAAAAGTCACTTATTAAAATATTTATTAACAAGCCCTAATTTACCAGTTGGAGGATTTTGTTATTCGGAGGGAATGGAGAGTTATCTTCATAATAAAAATTTAAATGACTCAAATTCAGTAAAAGAATTAATCATTAGTGAATTAAAAATTGGACAGATAAGACTAGATGCAAAACTATTATTAGATTTTTTTGATATTTTCAATGAGATAAACGACGGCAAAAATGCAAAAAGTAATTTGCAAAAGCTATTGAGTTTGAATAAATGGATCCTCTCATCAAAAGACTCTATCGAAATGAGAGAACAACAAACTCAAATGGCAAAATCTCTCTTTGATTTAACAAAAGAATTTGGATTTGAATATCTATATGAAAATAATAAAAAAAGTTCTTGGCCATTAGCGTGGAGTTGGGCTTGTTTTTGTTTTGAAATAACGAAGATAGAAATGGTTGAGAATTTTTTCTACGCGTGGAGTGCAAATCAACTAAGTGCAGCATTAAGAATAATTCCTATCGGTTCAACAAAAACACAATTAATTCAGAGAGACTTATTAGCAATAATTTCAAAAGTTTCTAAAGAAATTATGGACAAACAAATTGATGACATATATTTTGGCAATGTAGGTTTAGCTATGGCACAACAAAATCATAATGACCTTTATACAAAACTTTTTAGAAATTAA
- the ureE gene encoding urease accessory protein UreE, which produces MRMNKQIVVTDWIKEKPRLGSFLKLTLTSDERKILRGKRLTDCDQEIILQLPRNGKLNDGDILSTNESNFYVEIIAKTEDLIEISSNSKNELIKTAYHLGNRHVEVEIEEDILLTKSDYVIENMLKNFKVDIVNTQKKFSPEKGAHSHD; this is translated from the coding sequence ATGAGAATGAATAAACAAATTGTTGTAACTGATTGGATTAAGGAAAAACCGAGATTAGGTTCATTTTTAAAACTAACTTTAACTTCAGATGAAAGAAAAATCTTACGAGGCAAAAGGTTAACTGATTGTGATCAAGAAATAATTTTACAATTACCCAGAAATGGCAAATTAAATGATGGAGATATTCTTTCAACTAATGAGTCCAATTTTTATGTAGAGATAATTGCCAAAACAGAAGATTTAATTGAGATAAGTTCAAATTCTAAAAATGAGCTTATTAAAACTGCTTATCATTTAGGAAATAGGCACGTAGAAGTTGAAATTGAAGAAGACATTCTTCTAACAAAAAGTGATTATGTTATTGAAAACATGCTTAAAAATTTTAAGGTTGATATTGTAAATACCCAAAAAAAATTTTCTCCTGAAAAAGGCGCACATAGTCATGACTAA
- a CDS encoding urease accessory protein UreD has product MIKTSWEGNCFLNFFNNKASIGNVDKTIFKSKSTSPYKLLKSTHDEEGRCILPVLHTAGGLVGGDLLQFEVNLEKNSKVLLTTSSAQKVYGSVGRSKINPKGSFSKQKNYIKILDNSHLEYLPQETIIFANGLYDQKFKVFISENSSFLFTDLIRLGRSSSGESIESGVFRSKLEIIRNNDLYDDWEYVDQIELSKASYEAKSGMDYMPVFGSLIWVCEKDFSKLKINNLVGNIKKFFKESDNHLSIGILENGISVRFLGSSSQEARKCFFCIWKQIRSVCGFCEPKYQGVWPLQDSMNY; this is encoded by the coding sequence ATGATTAAAACTTCATGGGAAGGTAATTGTTTCTTAAATTTTTTTAATAATAAAGCAAGTATAGGAAATGTTGATAAAACAATCTTTAAATCTAAATCAACTTCTCCTTATAAGTTATTAAAGTCTACTCATGATGAAGAGGGCAGATGTATTTTGCCCGTTTTACATACTGCAGGGGGATTGGTAGGAGGAGATTTACTTCAGTTTGAAGTAAATCTTGAAAAAAACTCTAAGGTTTTGTTGACAACTTCTTCAGCTCAGAAAGTATATGGATCAGTTGGAAGATCTAAAATTAATCCAAAAGGAAGTTTTTCAAAACAAAAAAATTATATAAAAATTCTTGATAATTCTCATTTAGAATATTTGCCCCAAGAAACTATTATCTTTGCAAATGGTTTATACGATCAAAAGTTTAAAGTATTTATTTCGGAAAATTCAAGTTTTTTATTTACGGATTTAATAAGACTTGGAAGATCTTCTTCTGGTGAGTCTATAGAGAGTGGGGTTTTTAGATCCAAATTAGAAATCATCCGAAATAATGATTTATATGATGATTGGGAATATGTTGATCAAATTGAATTATCCAAAGCAAGTTATGAGGCAAAGTCAGGCATGGACTACATGCCCGTTTTTGGATCCTTAATTTGGGTTTGTGAAAAAGATTTTTCAAAATTAAAAATAAATAATTTAGTGGGAAATATAAAAAAATTTTTCAAAGAAAGTGATAATCATTTATCAATTGGAATTCTTGAAAATGGAATCTCTGTAAGATTCTTAGGAAGTTCTTCTCAAGAAGCCAGGAAATGTTTTTTTTGTATTTGGAAACAAATTAGGTCTGTTTGTGGATTTTGTGAGCCAAAATATCAAGGTGTATGGCCTTTACAAGATTCTATGAATTATTAA
- a CDS encoding urease subunit gamma: protein MHLSPQEKDKLLIFSAALLAERRLNRGLKLNYPESIAFLSFQVLEGARDGKSVSQLMSEGTTWLSKSQVMEGIPEMVHEVQIEAVFPDGTKLVTIHNPIN from the coding sequence ATGCATCTTTCACCTCAAGAAAAGGATAAATTATTGATTTTTTCTGCTGCGCTCTTGGCTGAAAGAAGACTTAATCGAGGTCTTAAGCTTAATTATCCTGAATCAATTGCTTTTCTAAGTTTTCAAGTTCTTGAAGGAGCTCGAGATGGAAAAAGTGTAAGTCAATTAATGTCAGAGGGAACTACCTGGCTTTCAAAATCACAAGTTATGGAGGGCATTCCTGAAATGGTTCATGAAGTCCAAATAGAAGCAGTATTCCCTGATGGGACAAAGTTAGTTACTATTCACAATCCGATTAATTAG
- a CDS encoding urease subunit beta, protein MSNLIPGEIIPEQGEIELNLGKEVKTVTVSNSGDRPVQVGSHYHFFEANKALIFDREITLGMRLDIPAGTAIRFEPGDTTDVKLVSYSGLKNAYGFNSLVNGSLDT, encoded by the coding sequence ATGAGTAATTTAATTCCTGGCGAAATAATTCCTGAACAAGGTGAAATCGAATTAAATCTTGGTAAGGAAGTTAAAACAGTAACAGTTTCGAATTCTGGAGATAGACCTGTCCAAGTTGGATCTCATTATCATTTTTTCGAAGCTAATAAGGCGTTAATTTTTGATCGAGAAATAACACTTGGTATGCGTCTTGACATACCTGCAGGAACAGCAATTAGATTTGAACCTGGAGATACAACAGATGTCAAATTAGTTTCATATTCAGGTTTAAAAAATGCCTATGGTTTTAATTCATTAGTTAACGGTTCTTTAGATACTTAA
- the ureC gene encoding urease subunit alpha yields the protein MSYKIDRNTYAQTYGPTTGDRVRLADTELFIEVEKDLTTYGDEVKFGGGKVIRDGMGQSQVTREDGAVDTVITNALIMDWWGIIKADVGIKDGKIFEIGKAGNPDIQDNVDIVIGASTEVIAGEGHILTAGAIDTHIHFICPQQIETALASGITTMLGGGTGPATGTNATTCTPGSFHISRMLQSAEAFPMNLGFFGKGNSTNGRNLIDQVEAGACGLKLHEDWGTTPSTINSCLNVADKFDVQVCIHTDTLNEAGFVEDTIKAIAGRTIHTFHTEGAGGGHAPDIIKICGEKNVLPSSTNPTRPYTTNTLEEHLDMLMVCHHLDSKIPEDIAFAESRIRRETIAAEDILHDMGAFSIIASDSQAMGRVGEVITRTFQTAHKMKLQRGPLSQDSDRNDNYRVKRYISKVTINPAIAHGINKYVGSIEKGKIADLVFWKPSFFAVKPELVVKGGSIVWSQMGDANASIPTPGPVHGRPMFANFGQSLINSSFTFLSKNSIDQNIPKKLGLQKNCIAVENTRSINKSHLKLNSKLPNISVDPETYEVFSDGELLTCEPLNEVPMAQRYFLL from the coding sequence ATGTCCTATAAAATTGACAGAAATACTTATGCTCAAACTTACGGGCCCACTACTGGGGATAGAGTAAGGCTTGCTGATACCGAACTATTTATTGAAGTAGAAAAGGATTTAACTACTTATGGAGATGAAGTTAAATTTGGAGGAGGAAAAGTTATTCGAGATGGGATGGGACAGTCTCAAGTAACAAGAGAAGATGGAGCTGTAGATACCGTAATAACTAATGCTTTGATCATGGACTGGTGGGGAATAATTAAGGCTGATGTGGGAATTAAAGATGGAAAGATTTTTGAAATTGGTAAGGCTGGTAATCCTGATATTCAGGATAATGTCGATATTGTTATAGGTGCCTCAACAGAAGTAATAGCTGGAGAAGGTCATATTCTTACTGCAGGGGCAATAGATACCCATATTCACTTTATCTGTCCCCAACAAATTGAGACAGCACTTGCTTCAGGAATTACAACTATGTTGGGAGGAGGAACTGGACCCGCAACTGGCACAAATGCAACAACCTGTACCCCAGGTTCTTTTCATATTTCTCGAATGCTTCAATCTGCAGAAGCATTTCCAATGAATTTAGGTTTTTTTGGTAAAGGAAATTCAACAAATGGAAGAAATCTTATTGATCAAGTTGAAGCTGGTGCATGTGGATTGAAACTTCATGAGGATTGGGGAACGACTCCATCCACCATAAATTCTTGTTTAAATGTTGCAGATAAATTTGATGTTCAAGTTTGTATTCACACTGATACGTTAAATGAGGCAGGCTTTGTTGAGGATACCATCAAGGCTATTGCAGGAAGAACAATTCATACTTTTCATACCGAAGGTGCAGGTGGAGGACATGCGCCAGATATTATTAAAATTTGTGGTGAAAAAAATGTTCTTCCTAGTAGTACTAATCCAACAAGACCCTATACGACGAACACTTTAGAGGAACATCTCGACATGCTAATGGTTTGTCATCATTTAGATTCCAAAATTCCAGAAGATATAGCATTTGCGGAATCAAGGATCAGAAGAGAGACTATTGCTGCGGAAGATATCCTACATGATATGGGCGCCTTCTCAATTATCGCTAGTGACTCTCAAGCTATGGGAAGAGTGGGTGAAGTAATAACAAGAACTTTCCAAACTGCTCATAAAATGAAATTACAAAGAGGTCCGCTATCACAAGATTCTGATAGGAATGATAATTACAGAGTTAAGAGATATATTTCTAAAGTTACAATTAACCCTGCAATAGCTCATGGTATTAACAAATATGTTGGGTCCATAGAAAAGGGAAAAATTGCAGACTTAGTATTTTGGAAACCTTCATTTTTTGCAGTAAAGCCTGAATTAGTTGTTAAAGGGGGATCTATAGTTTGGTCCCAAATGGGTGATGCAAATGCTTCAATTCCTACTCCAGGACCTGTTCATGGAAGACCTATGTTTGCAAATTTCGGCCAATCCTTAATTAATAGTTCTTTCACTTTTTTAAGTAAAAATTCAATTGATCAAAATATTCCAAAAAAATTAGGATTACAAAAGAATTGTATTGCTGTAGAAAACACAAGAAGTATCAATAAATCACATTTAAAACTTAATAGTAAACTGCCAAATATTTCAGTTGATCCAGAAACTTACGAAGTATTTTCCGATGGAGAACTTCTTACTTGTGAGCCACTTAATGAAGTTCCAATGGCGCAGAGGTATTTTTTGCTTTAG
- a CDS encoding glycosyl transferase — MDFQQGLITTIHEYGVTSDLLKELNKSLKKRSTSILIPCLYEEFERPALKDIREVLKNLTGLNELVIALSAKTVEQVKAAKLFFDSMPFPVHVQWTNSPSVIELLKNQEKNGLELLGTPGKGWAVWQGIGVATRKSEVVALFDADIRTFSPLYPSRMILPLLDESYGISYVKAFYSRLSLETNQLQGRATRLFVGPLLASLEQLVGKGPFLQYLQSFRYPLAGEFAFTKDLAMNLRIPCDWGLEIGLLSEVYRNVRTSKIAQVDLGLFDHKHKNIGDSSKEGLQKMCTEILSSVLRGLMEHQAETLTSTQLATLEVLYKRVGEDRVKQFGLDSAVNQLPYDRHEEELSVQKFAKLLRPATEDYLTCPTTQQLPSWSRVLSCENKLQEDLAIAGSKDIKASEKELIKNF, encoded by the coding sequence ATGGACTTTCAACAAGGGTTAATCACAACAATACATGAATATGGAGTAACTAGCGATTTACTTAAAGAATTAAATAAAAGTCTTAAAAAAAGATCAACTAGCATTTTAATACCTTGCTTATATGAAGAATTTGAACGCCCAGCATTAAAAGATATAAGAGAAGTTTTAAAAAATCTTACAGGCTTAAATGAATTAGTTATTGCTCTCTCTGCAAAAACTGTTGAGCAAGTAAAGGCAGCAAAATTATTTTTTGACTCAATGCCATTCCCAGTTCACGTTCAATGGACTAATTCTCCTTCTGTAATAGAACTCTTAAAAAACCAGGAAAAAAATGGGTTAGAACTTTTAGGAACTCCAGGTAAAGGATGGGCTGTTTGGCAAGGCATAGGAGTTGCTACTAGAAAATCAGAAGTTGTTGCTCTTTTTGATGCAGATATAAGAACTTTTAGTCCTTTGTATCCTTCAAGGATGATACTTCCGCTTCTAGATGAATCATATGGAATATCTTACGTTAAAGCTTTTTACAGTAGATTATCATTAGAAACTAATCAATTACAAGGTAGAGCAACAAGATTATTTGTAGGTCCTTTATTAGCAAGTCTTGAGCAGTTAGTTGGGAAGGGTCCCTTTTTACAATATCTACAATCATTTAGATATCCATTGGCAGGTGAGTTTGCTTTTACTAAAGACCTTGCAATGAATTTAAGAATACCTTGTGACTGGGGTTTAGAGATAGGTTTATTATCAGAAGTTTATAGAAACGTAAGAACCTCAAAGATAGCCCAAGTTGACTTAGGTTTATTTGATCATAAACATAAGAATATTGGAGATTCTTCTAAAGAAGGATTACAAAAAATGTGTACAGAAATACTTTCAAGTGTTTTAAGAGGTCTCATGGAGCATCAAGCAGAGACCTTAACTAGCACTCAACTAGCAACATTAGAAGTTCTTTATAAGAGAGTTGGTGAAGATCGGGTAAAACAATTTGGGTTAGATTCAGCAGTTAATCAACTTCCATACGATAGGCACGAAGAAGAACTCTCAGTACAAAAATTTGCCAAACTATTGAGACCTGCAACAGAAGATTACCTAACTTGCCCTACTACACAGCAATTACCAAGTTGGTCGAGAGTTCTATCTTGTGAAAACAAACTGCAAGAGGATCTAGCTATCGCAGGGTCAAAAGACATAAAGGCAAGTGAAAAAGAATTAATTAAAAACTTCTAA